GAGGGAATCGCCGACTACGGCAACGCTATCGGCGTTCCGACGGTCGCAGGTGCAACGTCCTTCCACGAGAAGTACGAAGGCAACCCCCTCGTCAACGTCGCCTGTGTCGGTCTGCTCTCGGCCGACCGGCTCGTGACGGCTGTCGCCCAGAAGGCAGGCAACAAACTCGTTCTCGTCGGCAGTTCGACCGGTCGCGACGGCCTCGGTGGTGCATCCTTCGCGAGTGAGGACCTCGCCGAAGACGCCGAAACCGAAGACCGGCCGGCCGTGCAGGTCGGTGACCCGTACACGGAGAAACTGCTCATCGAGTGCAACGAGGCCCTCATCGACGAGGACCTCGTCGAATCTGCGCGTGACCTCGGTGCCGCCGGTCTCGGCGGTGCGTCGTCCGAACTCGTGGCCAAGGGTGGCTTCGGTGCCGAAATCGACCTCAACGCCGTCCACCAGCGCGAACCCAACATGAACGCCTTCGAGATTCTCCTCTCGGAGTCCCAAGAGCGCATGTGCTACGAGGTGGCGCCGGAGAACGTCGAACGCGTCCAAGAACTCGCCGAGCGCTTCGACCTCGGAAGCGCCGTCATCGGCGACGTCGCCGAAGGCAACTACGTCTGTACGTTCGACGGCGAGACAGTGGTCGACGTGCCGCCGGAGTTCCTCGCCGAAGGTGCCCCGATGAACGACCTCGAGGCCGTCGAACCGGAAGTCGCCGAGCGAGACCTCCCCGAAGTCGCGCTCGCTGAAGCTCTCGAAGCAGTCTTGTCGGACCCCAACACCGCGTCCAAGGAATGGGTCTACCGCCAGTACGACCACGAAGTCGGCCTCCGGACTGCCCGTCGTCCCGGCGACGACGCCGCACTCCTCGACATCCCGGAAGCCGAGACGAAACTCGCCTTCACGGCAGGCGCAGACCCCAACTGGACCGACGCTGCCCCGTACGACGGTGCGCGCGCCGTCGCTTTCGAGAACGCGACCAACCTCGCCGCCAAGGGTGCGAAACCACTCGCAGCAGTGGACTGCCTGAACGGTGGTAACCCCGAGAAGCCAGACGTCTACGGCGGATTCAAGGGTATCGTCGACGGCCTCGCCGATATGTGCAGTGCCCTCTCGGTCCCTGTCGTCGGTGGGAACGTCTCACTCTACAACGACTCCGTCTCGGGCCCGATTCCACCGACGCCGACACTCGCGATGGTCGGCACCGCAGACAGGTCTTCGCCCGGCATGTCGCTTTCGGGAGAGGGTGACCTGTTCATCGTCGGCTATCCCGGCGACGCGCTCGGCGGTTCGGCCCTGCTGCAGCACGAAGGTGGGTCCGACGCCTTCCCGGCGCTCCCCGACGACGAAACCGCGGCCGCCGCACTCGAAGCGATTCGCGCCATCGCATCCGACAATTCGACGCTCGCCGTCCACGACGTGAGCCACGGCGGTCTCGCAGTCACGCTCGCCGAGATGGTCACAGAAGACGTCGGCGCAGACATCGCCGTCGAGAACTTCGTCCAGCTCTTCGACGAGACGCCGGGTCGCGTCGTCGTCGAAAGCACGGACGTGGATGCACTCGTCTCCCTCGCCGGTGACGTGCCAATCTACGAACTCGGCACGACCACCGACGACGACTATCTGGGTGTGACTGTCGACGGTGACTACGTTGCCTTCGACGCCGCGAAAATCGCCGACCTGCGCGGCGTGCTCACCCACGAACTGGACTAAGCCAAAAACGGAAGCGACACCCGTCGGTTACGGTTCGAGGACGACTTTTCCGCTGGACTTTCTGTCTTCGATGTACTGATGCGCGGCAGCGGCGTCTTCGAGCGGGAACGTCTCGCCGACGACGACGTCGAGGTCACCCGAGGCGAGGAGTTTCGACAGTTCGGGAACCGCACCGAGGACCGACGCAGGTCGCTTCTGCATCGCGTTTCCGAGGTGGAAGCCGATGACAGATTTGTTCTCGAAGAGGAGACGAGTCGTGTCGGCTTTCGCAATCTCGCCCGAGGCGGCGCCATACGTGACAACACGACCGAAGTCGGAGAGCGCGTCGAGACTGCGCTGGAACGTCTCGCCACCGACGCCGTCTAAGACGAGGTCGACGCCTTCGCCGTCGGTTTCGTCGGCGACGACGTACCGGAAGTCTTCTTCGGTGTACTGGATGGGGTGGTCGAGGCCGAGGTCTGTCGCAAGGTCGAGTTTCGCTTCGGTGCTGGCGGTACCGAACGTCTCGGCACCGGCGAGAGAAGCCAGTTGAACTGCAGCAGTGCCGACGCCACCGGCGGCCGCGTGAATCAGCACTCGCTCGCCTTCTTCGAGGCCACCCCACTCGTGGAGACAGTTGTAGGCGGTGAGGAACTGGATGGGGAATCCTGCGGCCTCTGCGAAGGACATCGACTCGGGGACGTCGAACAGTCCGTCTGCGCGGGCCGTGACGTACTCGGCGTACGCCTTTCCACCGGTCATGGCGACGACGCGTTCGCCAACGTCGCGGTCGACACCATCGCCGACGGCGTCGATGGTCCCGGCCGCTTCCATTCCCGGCGTGTACGGCGGTTTCGGTCCGTTACGATAGTGTCCGCGTCGCTGCATGATGTCGGCGAAGTTGATACCGACTGCTTCGACAGCGAGCCGAACCTCACCGGGACCGGGCTCGGGCATCTCGGTCTCGGTCACGTCGAGTGTGTCGCTACTCCCGTACTCAGAGACGACGATAGATTTCACGTCTCCACGTGGTCGCCGGAGGGGGAAAAACGGAGAGGAATCGGAAGTTCGTACAACTTGCCGGTTCTACCCGAGAAGCAGGGGGAGACCGAACGTGACCGCGAGGCCGACCGCGAGGACGAGAACGCCGGTCGTAACCTGTCCCATCGTGAACTCTTGCATCGGAGAGGTGACACGCCCTTCTTGTTCGCCTTCGTGGTGGTCGTGGTCACCTGCGTGGTGGTCGTCGCTCATAGGCGACGCGACGGGTTCGCGGTACAAAAACGCACCTAACCGTCGCTCCGTGATTCGAGAAACGACCAGTCGCCCGACAACCTAAGTTCCACGCGTGGGACATCCCGAGTATGACTTCGGTTCCCGTTGACGAAGAACGACGCTGGTGGAAGGAAGCGGTCGTCTACCAGATTTACCCCCGGAGCTTCAACGACACCGACGGCGACGGAGTCGGCGACATTCTGGGCATCATCGAGAAGGTAGACTACCTCGACGACCTCGGCGTCGACTGTATCTGGCTCAACCCAGTGTACGAGTCGCCGAACGCAGACAACGGCTACGACATCTCCGACTACCGGGCCATCATGGACGAGTTCGGCACGATGAGTGAGTGGGAGGAACTCCGTGACGCCCTCCACGAGCGCGGAATCCGCCTCATCATGGACCTCGTGGTCAATCACACCTCCGACGAACACGCCTGGTTCGTCAACTCGCGAGCGTCCACAGACGCCGACAAACGAGACTACTACTGGTGGCGTGAAGGCCGCGACCCCGAGAAGACCGACCTCGACGCCGACGACTACGACACGCCCGACAACGTCGAGGAAGTTCCACCGAACAACTGGGAATCCTTCTTCGGTGGGCCTGCGTGGACCTACGACGACCAGACCGGTGAGTGGTACCTTCACCTCTTCGACCGCAAGCAACCGGACCTGAACTGGGAGAACGAAGCCGTTCGAAACGACGTGTTCGAGATGATGGAGTGGTGGCTCGACCACGGCATCGACGGCTTCCGGATGGACGTCATCAACCTCATCTCCAAACCTGACGGTCTCCCGGATGCAGACCCAGAGAACGATATCAAGACGATCGACCGAGCCGTGAACGGCCCGCAAATTCACGACTATCTCGGTGAGATGCGCGACCGAGTCCTCGACGCCGACCTGCTCACAGTCGGCGAGATGGTCGGTGACGAGATGCCGATGGAGACCGCGCGACAGTACGTGACGCCCGGCCCCGACGGCGATGGGCTCTCGATGATTTTCCACTTCGAACACATGCTCCTCGACCAGGGTGACGAAGTCTGGGAACTCGTGGAGTGGGAACTTCCCGACCTCAAAGCAGTGATGGACCGATGGCAGGTCGGCCTCGGCGACGAAGGCTGGAACTCGCTA
The genomic region above belongs to Haloferax marinisediminis and contains:
- the purL gene encoding phosphoribosylformylglycinamidine synthase subunit PurL is translated as MTLPDADRDLVVAELGRDPTPAEEILFENLWSEHCAYRSSRPLLSAFDSDGDQVVIGPGDDAAVVSLDDDTYITLGIESHNHPSYVDPYDGAATGVGGIVRDTLSMGAYPIALADCLYFGDFDREHSRYLLDGVVEGIADYGNAIGVPTVAGATSFHEKYEGNPLVNVACVGLLSADRLVTAVAQKAGNKLVLVGSSTGRDGLGGASFASEDLAEDAETEDRPAVQVGDPYTEKLLIECNEALIDEDLVESARDLGAAGLGGASSELVAKGGFGAEIDLNAVHQREPNMNAFEILLSESQERMCYEVAPENVERVQELAERFDLGSAVIGDVAEGNYVCTFDGETVVDVPPEFLAEGAPMNDLEAVEPEVAERDLPEVALAEALEAVLSDPNTASKEWVYRQYDHEVGLRTARRPGDDAALLDIPEAETKLAFTAGADPNWTDAAPYDGARAVAFENATNLAAKGAKPLAAVDCLNGGNPEKPDVYGGFKGIVDGLADMCSALSVPVVGGNVSLYNDSVSGPIPPTPTLAMVGTADRSSPGMSLSGEGDLFIVGYPGDALGGSALLQHEGGSDAFPALPDDETAAAALEAIRAIASDNSTLAVHDVSHGGLAVTLAEMVTEDVGADIAVENFVQLFDETPGRVVVESTDVDALVSLAGDVPIYELGTTTDDDYLGVTVDGDYVAFDAAKIADLRGVLTHELD
- a CDS encoding quinone oxidoreductase family protein; the encoded protein is MKSIVVSEYGSSDTLDVTETEMPEPGPGEVRLAVEAVGINFADIMQRRGHYRNGPKPPYTPGMEAAGTIDAVGDGVDRDVGERVVAMTGGKAYAEYVTARADGLFDVPESMSFAEAAGFPIQFLTAYNCLHEWGGLEEGERVLIHAAAGGVGTAAVQLASLAGAETFGTASTEAKLDLATDLGLDHPIQYTEEDFRYVVADETDGEGVDLVLDGVGGETFQRSLDALSDFGRVVTYGAASGEIAKADTTRLLFENKSVIGFHLGNAMQKRPASVLGAVPELSKLLASGDLDVVVGETFPLEDAAAAHQYIEDRKSSGKVVLEP
- a CDS encoding DUF7550 family protein: MSDDHHAGDHDHHEGEQEGRVTSPMQEFTMGQVTTGVLVLAVGLAVTFGLPLLLG
- a CDS encoding glycoside hydrolase family 13 protein — encoded protein: MTSVPVDEERRWWKEAVVYQIYPRSFNDTDGDGVGDILGIIEKVDYLDDLGVDCIWLNPVYESPNADNGYDISDYRAIMDEFGTMSEWEELRDALHERGIRLIMDLVVNHTSDEHAWFVNSRASTDADKRDYYWWREGRDPEKTDLDADDYDTPDNVEEVPPNNWESFFGGPAWTYDDQTGEWYLHLFDRKQPDLNWENEAVRNDVFEMMEWWLDHGIDGFRMDVINLISKPDGLPDADPENDIKTIDRAVNGPQIHDYLGEMRDRVLDADLLTVGEMVGDEMPMETARQYVTPGPDGDGLSMIFHFEHMLLDQGDEVWELVEWELPDLKAVMDRWQVGLGDEGWNSLYLNNHDQPRQVSRFGNDDEYRRESAKLLATLLHTLRGTPYIYQGEELGMTNYPFDSLDEVRDVATRNPIRNAIGAGIIDGFDDVKDIVRAKSRDNARTPMQWDDSEHAGFTDGNPWIGVNPNNDRINVEAERADSESVWHYYRDLTSLRKDRDVVVYGDYEPLTPDHESLWVYTRTLEAEDEHDTLLVVLNFDSDETTFEPPADIAGDSAEILISNYDVEVDTVESTTLQPWEARVYDLT